A genomic region of Ictidomys tridecemlineatus isolate mIctTri1 chromosome 10, mIctTri1.hap1, whole genome shotgun sequence contains the following coding sequences:
- the Pms2 gene encoding mismatch repair endonuclease PMS2 isoform X2: MEGIEGPSKELAKAIKPIDRKSVHQICSGQVVLNLSTAVKELVENSVDAGATNIDLRLKDYGVDLIEVSDNGCGVEEENFEGLALKHHTSKIQEFADLTQVETFGFRGEALSSLCALSDVTISTCHTSAKVGTRLVFDHNGKIVQKTPYPRPRGTSVCVQQLFYTLPVRHKEFQRNIKKEYAKMVQVLHAYCIISAGVRISCTNQVGQGKRQPVVGTSGSSSIKENIGSVFGQKQLQSLIPFVQLPPSDSVCEEYGLSCSDALHNLFYISGFISGCAHGVGRSSTDRQFFFINRRPCDPAKVSRLVNEVYHIYNRHQYPFVVLNISVDSECIDINVTPDKRQILLQEEKLLLAVLKTSLIGMFDSDINKLNVNQQPLLDIEGNLIKMHVAEMETPLPEKQASSPSLKTQGAETKVVSISRLREAFSLRHTTETQSRGLETPEPRQNSPRQKRAVLSSSASDPVSGRGFQDPQGEVVSPRKDCVDRVEMEKDSGCSSTSAGSEGGLSTPEASSHCSSDHAVSSPEDRSSQEDVGSCEKLPEMEYHLSDVESCLNQEDTGYKLRGLPPPTDITYSNTKHFKKEEISSNTDTPQNLVTTQNLSVAQVDVAVKISKKIVPLDFSMKSLAKRVKQLNHQEQQSQSGQNYRKFRAKICPGENQAAEDELRKEISCRWTQHLYFICLFYVVLRIEPSASHVLVKQCLQRWRSLVSLTWDL, encoded by the exons ATGGAAGGAATTGAGGGTCCCAG TAAGGAACTTGCTAAAGCCATCAAACCTATTGACCGGAAGTCAGTTCATCAGATTTGTTCTGGGCAGGTAGTACTGAATCTCAGCACTGCTGTGAAAGAATTGGTAGAAAATAGTGTGGATGCTGGTGCTACTAATATTG atCTAAGGCTTAAAGACTATGGAGTGGATCTCATTGAAGTTTCAGACAATGGATGTGgggtagaagaagaaaattttgaaggCTTAG CTCTGAAACATCATACTTCTAAGATTCAGGAGTTCGCTGACCTCACTCAGGTTGAAACTTTTGGCTTTCGGGGGGAAGCTCTGAGCTCACTTTGTGCACTGAG TGATGTAACTATTTCTACCTGCCACACATCTGCAAAGGTTGGGACTCGATTGGTGTTTGATCATAATGGGAAAATTGTCCAGAAAACCCCCTATCCACGACCCAGAGGGACATCAGTCTGTGTGCAGCAATTATTTTATACGCTACCTGTGCGCCATAAGGAATTTCAAAGGAATATTAAAAAG GAGTATGCCAAAATGGTCCAGGTCTTACATGCATACTGCATCATTTCAGCAGGTGTCCGTATAAGTTGCACCAATCAAGTTGGACAAGGAAAACGACAGCCTGTGGTAGGCACCAGTGGAAGCTCCAgcataaaggaaaatattggcTCTGTGTTTGGGCAGAAGCAG TTGCAAAGCCTCATTCCTTTCGTTCAGCTGCCCCCTAGTGACTCTGTCTGTGAAGAATATGGTCTGAGCTGTTCCGATGCTCTACATAATTTGTTTTA TATCTCAGGCTTCATCTCAGGCTGTGCACATGGTGTTGGCAGGAGCTCAACTGACAGACAATTTTTCTTCATCAATCGGCGGCCCTGTGACCCGGCAAAG GTTTCCAGACTTGTGAACGAGGTCTACCATATATATAATCGGCATCAATATCCATTTGTTGTTCTTAACATTTCTGTTGATTCAG aaTGTATTGATATCAATGTAACTCCAGATAAAAGGCAAATTTTACTACAAGAAGAGAAGCTTTTGTTAGCAGTTTTAAAGACCTCTTTGATAGGAATGTTTGACAGTGATATAAACAAACTTAATGTCAATCAGCAGCCACTGTTGGATATTGAAG GTAACTTAATAAAGATGCATGTGGCAGAAATGGAAACGCCTCTGCCAGAAAAGCAGGCGAGTTCCCCTTCTCTAAAGACTCAAGGAGCAGAAACAAAGGTAGTGTCCATTTCCAGGCTGAGAGAGGCCTTTTCTCTTCGTCACACCACAGAGACCCAGTCTCGGGGCCTAGAGACTCCTGAACCCAGGCAGAATTCTCCAAGACAAAAAAGGGCTGTACTATCTTCTAGTGCCTCAGATCCTGTCTCTGGCAGAGGCTTTCAGGACCCTCAGGGAGAGGTGGTGAGTCCCAGGAAGGACTGTGTGGACAGAGTGGAAATGGAGAAAGACTCAGGATGCAGTAGCACTTCAGCTGGCTCAGAGGGAGGGCTCAGCACCCCAGAAGCCAGCAGTCACTGTAGCAGTGACCATGCAGTGAGCTCCCCAGAAGACAGATCTTCACAGGAGGATGTGGGCTCTTGTGAGAAACTACCTGAAATGGAATATCACCTTTCAGATGTGGAAAGCTGTTTAAACCAAGAAGATACTGGATATAAATTAAGAGGTTTGCCTCCACCAACTGATATTACATATTCGAACAccaagcattttaaaaaagaagaaatttcttcAAATACTGACACTCCTCAAAATTTGGTTACTACTCAGAACTTATCAGTGGCTCAGGTTGATGTAGCTGTTAAAATTAGTAAGAAAATAGTACCCCTTGACTTTTCCATGAAGTCTTTAGCTAAACGAGTAAAGCAGTTGAATCACCAAGAACAGCAAAGTCAAAGTGGGCAGAATTATAGGAAATTTAGGGCAAAGATTTGCCCTGGAGAAAATCAAGCAGCAGAAGATGAGCTGAGAAAAGAGATCAG ttgtagatggacacaacacctttattttatttgtttattttatgtggtgctgaggatcgaacccagtgcttcacatgtgctag